The Doryrhamphus excisus isolate RoL2022-K1 chromosome 22, RoL_Dexc_1.0, whole genome shotgun sequence genome segment GACTGTCCATGAGGCTTGTCGTATTACAACAACACACCTTTTATAATAAACAATGAATTATAAGCTATTTTGTGTCGTGaataatacatgtatatatatttgaatggACTAAGTAGTGTCGTGTGGTGGTACTTGAGGTAGCTGGCGTAGGCGGCCGTGAGTCCGTTCACGTTGAGGCTAATGTCGGCCAAGGCTAGGTTGAAGACCAGGAAGTTGCTGGGGGTCCTCAGCTCCCGGACACCCAGAAAAGAGGCGACGGTGACCGCGTTGAGAAGAAACCCGAGCACCCCTGTGGACAGATGGAGGACGGTCCCGGCTAGCAAAGCCAAGAGCTAGCACTTTCCCCGGTGGTCCTCGCTTCTACTTACCGCCAACGAAGAGCGCCGAACCGAACAAGAACATGTCAAAGTCCGTGAAGCCCTCAGGTAAGGTGTACGCTGCCATGTTGACACACTTTTGCTAACTTCCAAGCGAAGtactctgctgctgctgcaatgtttgTCCTCCTACAAAGTGAAGCTTTGTGTTACACTCCGGTCACATggcgaaagaaagaaaaaactcAGCACAATGAGATTTTAAGTTGCTTTAAAGCTGCAACAATCCGCCCAGGAATGTCCTAACAAGAAGCCTTTGCCCCCCTCCCTTCAAATGTGAGGGTCTTCACCCCTCCTTTGAGTTCACTTGTTGCTTCACTGCAAGCAGGGAGGTGGGGACTGCAGTGTAGTTGAAAGTACAACTACACGTCTAAACTACTACtcatttcaaagtaaaaaaagtaactgaACAAAATCATGCAACACATTTTATCAttagtaattaataattattcaatcattcatattctataccgctgatcctcacaatggtcacggggtgctggagcctatcccagctgtcttggggcgagaggcggggtacaccctggactgggcgccagccaatcccagggcacatatagacaaacaaccattcacactcacattcatacctatggacaatttggagtggctaattaacctagcatgtttttggaatgtgggaggaaaccggagtacctggagatggcagagggtggaattgaactcgggtctcctagctgtgagtcctgcgtgctaaccacttgacagccgtgcagccctaatgaataattatattacagtaaatacccCCAATTCTTTTGACTATGTAATGCAAGTGACAATTTCTCATACTGTGTTTGACggtacttgaatgcaccatctacCTTGTCCACAGATGGAtgcattttgctgtattttcccccattttctttcgcctcatatttgctcccaaatgctgataatatatgggaatgcataaaggtaagatttgatgactttattgaGTGCTATGTGCATTTCTGTGGTACACAACCTCTCTGGAAAAAGTCCACCAAGCGTTGGTGTCGGCATCTgtgcttcagaaggcagcggatgcggctgcaGGGGCCCCAGCAGAGGTGAATaagcctgcttttcattcagattTTCAGTTAATAACGTGAGAAGAatggaaataaatgcattgtgaaatagaaAAGGTACATTGTGGATACCAGAatgttgttcatgttctggtaaaacaagcatattggctttgtttgggttgaaataagctatgaaaataattaaTCCATAGTTAATCCATTTGATTGGTATGGGCCAATCCTACCTAAATGTGTAACATTCTGTTCCATCATATGATATattgaaaaaagttttaaataataaaaaaaaaatactgcagtacTTTTCAAATGTTTCAATAACGCCAACCCTCTAATTGTCGCTCTACTTCCACCCAGTGgcgattaaaaataaaacaacactgcAGCCGCTGCAACACCAGCAGCCTGCAGTTGTGTTGCAGTCTATCTCATTATCAACactggaaagaggaaaaaaaagtgacaagtgTGCAGCCTATCAGCTTCCAGGAAGCCACGCTCTAATCGTGTGAATGAAAATAACCCCAAAGTaaagtcctcctcctcctcttcctcctccctcctgctTCTCCTTTAATCCCTGTGCATCCTTTTTATCTGAGGATTCACTGCAGGCGGAGCAGAATGGAGCTGAGAGCCCGCCTGGCACCAGCATGCATCTCAGGTCCccttaattaaacatttttttttagtagttgGCTAGAAGTAGTAGCATTTAAAATGCGTCCACATTTTTCTTGTGCTCTTTACGCGGCTTTGGTTTTTCTCCCGCTCATGAGCAATTCGTGTCCTGCACAGTGTAGCTGCTTCTTCCACAAACTGAGCGATGGATCGAAAGCAAGgtaaatatgattatttgtaAGTTCTTCCCTTtgctcattattattgttttcaatatttttttgtatttctgtatatatatgtttttatattgacTATTTGTTGCGGGTTCAGTAGTGGAGGATTAACTTGGAGTTGCTCTTTAATCTGCTTTGCTTGTTACTGGACAATGGGCCACTACTTTTGCAGaactatttatttcaaatagCATCATTTTAATCTGCATGCTGGTACATTACAAAGCTGGAATGGCACTTGTTTACAATAGGGAACAATCCTTATTTTGATCAGGTGCACATTCTGACATCTAGGGATATAAAGGAAAAAGccgtattttgtaatatttacattaatgCTAAGCAACAGTCATAAAACATACTATGCTCCTCGGAGTAAGAAGAAAACGCATTTCAAAAGTTGTCCTTTACTTCCCGCAGAAGTGTACTTTGCAATGATCCCGAGATCAGCGTCATTCCTACAAACTTCCCCACCGACACATCCAAGCTCCGCATCGAGAAGACATCCATCACAAGGATTTCCAGTGACAACTTCCGCTACCTTGGCAGCATGGAGTTCCTGTGGATGTCTTTCAACTCCCTGAGTTCGCTCAGCGTGGAAAGTTTCCGGGGTCTTACCACCCTGGATGAGCTGAGGCTGGACGGGAACTCCCTCACCTCGTTCCCGTGGGAGTCCCTCAGGGACATGCCCAACCTGAAGCTGCTCGACTTGCACAACAACAAGATCTCCGCCATCCCGGCCGAGTCCATTATGTACATTAAGAACATCACCTACTTGGATTTGTCCAGCAACAGTCTCACCACTGTCCCCGTGGACGTCCTCTCGCTGTGGCTGAGCGTCAAACCGTCACAGGATGCGGACTCCTCCAAGTTCATCCTTGGTGAGGCTCCTCGCTAACATATTTACTTTTCGACGCCACTTGGGAGGATTAGCGTCATTAAAACGGCTCTGTTTGGTTAGAACGGAGATCAACGGATGCGTTTGCGTTTCAGGTCTCCATGACAACCCCTGGTTGTGCGACTGCCGGCTCTACGATCTGGTCCAGTTTCAGAAGTCTCCCAGGTCATCTGTGGCTCTAATAGACCCCAGGCTGCGGTGTGCAGACCCCGAGAGTCTATCTGGAGTTTTCTTCACCGAAGCAGCGCTGCAGAGGTGCCAGGGCCCGCGGGTGCACACGGCCGTTGCACGTGTCCGTAGCTCGTTGGGCAACAACGTGCTCCTCCGCTGCGGTACGGTCGGCGTCCCCATCCCCGAGCTGTCCTGGAGCCGTGCCGACGGCAAGAAAATCAACGGCACGAGTGAGTTCTCCTGAACCAAATCCAGCGGTGCCAAGATTAGAATGGCATCTATTTCTGCGCGAGCGTCAATGGGATTAAAGTTATTCTCTTTGTGCCAATCTGCTTACCCTGCAAACCCTTTCTTTATTTTCAGTTCAGCAAGAGATCTCAAAGGAGGGAATCATTTGGTCCATTCTCAGCGTCCCGGCAGTCTCCTACCGGGATTCGGGAAAGTATGTGTGTAAAGCGGCTAACTTTGTCGGAACAGCAGACGCGATCATCTCCCTGGTGATCACAGACTCGTTTCGTTCTGAAGaagcaggaggtggaggaggtgcgCTCGCTAAGAGATCCAGGGGAAAGAAAGCCGGCAGTATTGGGAGGGCCGCATACCAGGAGAAACTGATCGCCAGGTATGTCCCTCCCCCGACCTCCTCGGCAGGCAAACCCGTCATCGAACCCCTCAATGGAAAAGGAGTCACTGGGAAGTACGATGTTGAGAGCTACAGCGTGTCCGACGGCTCTCGAGAGAAGATGGAGCAGAGCCCTCTGGGCAACATGGTGGCCAATGCGTCATCCTTACAAGCTCCGGAGAGAAGGATCGTGCGTTCGGTGAAGGTGATCGGCGATACCGACCACACGGTTTCATTGAATTGGCGAGCCCCAACTGCCACCAACACCACCGAGTTCAGTGTCCTGTACGCCGTGTTTGGCGAGCGGGACATGCGTCGGATCAATGTGGGTGCGGGCAAAAACCGTATCACCATCGAGGGCTTGGTGCCAAAAACAAAGTACATTGCTTGCGTTTGCGTCAAAGGCCTGATCCCGAAAAAGGAGCAGTGTGTAATCTTCTCAACGGATGAGGCAGCCAGCGCAAGCGGCACCCAGAAGCTCATCAACGTGGTGGTCATAACGGTGGCCTGCGTCATTGCCGTGCCCCTCACTCTCATCGTGTGCTGTGGCGCCATCAAGAAGCGCTGCCAGAAACTCTTGGGCAGgcaatccaaggaaatacaggaTTCCTACGTCACCTTTGAGACCCTGGGACCCGGGGCTAAAGCTAAAGGGATGGAAGGCGAGTATCTGACCCGGCTGAACCCCGATGAGTCCAATCGACTCCTCTCTGCCAGGTCGAGTGTCGACTCGGAGGCCATTACTCGGACTGAGGGGCCACCAAACGAGTACTTCTGCTAGAATCCGATGTTTGCCTCAACCTTCTAGAGGATGCACTTTGAGACTGGAGTAGTGAAGACCGATCCCTCTTTGAGGATGGATGAAATAACTTACAGCCTTGTGGGAATACTGTGAAAGAATAACCATGTATTGGTCAGCAAAAAAGGGAAGTTCTACACAGTGAAGGGGTTATTTACATGTGGCGTTCATGTGTACAAATGGCACTTTTCAACTACTGCATAACAACCCGTATTTTATCCACCATGTAACTTCCACACTGTGTAAAACCCTGAAGATACCTTATTTAGAAAGACCAAGCGACTGTTATTCTATCTTTTATATCGTCATGTGCCAGGTTTACCGTCCACTCAAGGTACAACTCACACTTTTTCTAAACATTGTAAACATTGTCAACGGAGgcatctactgtatgtgtgcatgcattgtaaataaagtttttttttgtatttacttgCTTTACCTGCTTCTTTCTTATGTCCCTGGGTGTACTAAGGTTTTGTTAAATCTCATCAAATActcaaaaaaaattgtcattattttagGTATAGCGgtattctccctgtgcatgcgtgggttttctgcgggtactccggtttcctccaccattccaaaaacatgctaggttaattagcgactccaaattgtccataggtatgaatgtgagtgtgaatggttgtttgtctatacatatgtgccctgggattggctggccaccagtccagggtggaccctgcctctcgcccgaaaagtgctgggataggctccagcacccctgtgagcctcatgaggataagcggtagaaaataaatgaatgaaaactagcGGTACGCTAGGAGTTCATTGTTGTTCCTCATGGTTTATTCTCGACTGATGTTCCTCTGAGCTATAATTGGTGAACTCCAACATAAGTGTTGCTACCAGGACACGAAGGTACCATCATACCATCCACAAGACGCTATAGTACCCCTAAATGTATGATGTGTTTAGGTaaatggaataaataataaaaggagACTGCAACTGATTGTGATTGAACAACCTGCGAGACAAGTGACGTCGCAGATTATTGAGGTCAGATTACAGTCCCCTCCAGACATCTGTCCCCCTAGCAGCCCTCCCTCCTCTCTGCACCGCGAAACCTGATGGGCTTCAGCCCACTTTAGCCTCCCTGTTACGATCCACGTATCCGAACAATCCCAACACAATGGAACAGCTCAATGCTGATATGTCTTGAAGGAGCAAAACACACCTGAGTTCATCTCACATGTCTCACATCCTCAAGTGTTACGTCAAGGAGGCTTAAGATAATAGGCTTTGGTCCACATAGACCGCATGGTCCTGCGCTCAACGGGCCTGGTTTACATGCTCCTAAGAGAACATGGAAGCCTTTTGTGTCGTGTTACGTATGGCTTTTGTGTTCTGTCTTGTCAATCATGGCTCGTCAACTTGTCTGAAGGGTTGAACCTTTTCTGATGAGACCCTGAGAAGGTGAGTCGACTCTAATTTGGTGAATACCCGCTTATACCAAGTTTTACCTCTCAGTCCAACCATATCTTGCCATTCTAGGTCTTTGATATGCATGGACAACAATTCCACAGAATGTCGGGAAAACTTGCCACTTTTTGCTACCTCGAGGATTTTTCTCCAAAGTCAGTTCTGTGGTGCCTTGTGGCTAAATTCTGACATCGCCCTAATAGACATGAAAAGCTTGGAAGGGCTGACCAATCTGACTTCATGACCATGGACTTTGTTTCGTTCTGCCAGAACAAGCTCTGAAACACTTACCTTCACAACTTACTGTTATATCTAAAGATGTGTTCATGAACTCTTTTACCAAAAGGCAGAAAGTGTTTGGCAAAAGGACTTGTTCTCCAATGTGGTCTTAGCGCTGTACAACTACCCATGAATGTGCCACTACCGCCTCAGGTTTTGTGGAGTTCATCCGAGTGGTTGGTCCTCCCATCATTCTGACAAACTCTTTGACATTTGACATGTTCGGACCCCCTTTTTAAAGTGGACAAGTTTTTCCACGAGATCCATTTTGAAAACATGCACAAAGCTGCTGGCCTCTGCCCCTGAGACTTACGTCAGCGTGCCTTTCGGAGCAAACACAACGCTTTCATACTTAGTCAAGGCCCGACCATTGAGTGGATGTACGGTCAGAAGATTATAAGAGGATTTACcggtaagattttttttttttttttcatactgtCATCCATTAGAACCTGCTGTCAGAGCACTCAGACCTGCAAGTGATATAGTTCAGTTCAGATCTCAACAAAAACAGATCTGGCTTGTACTTGTACATCGGAGGATGCATGACAATACTTGTCAGCTTTGGTATTACTACGACATTATATAAGTTTAATACCGTGTTACCTTCCAGAATAGGGCCTTTGTACTTAACCGGGACCAGTGACCAAATCATGGTGCTAACCACTGATCCAGCGTACTACTGAATTATTTCAACCAAGCTCCAGTGGGTAACATCTGAAAACATGCATAAATCTTGCTCAATTTTTTCCACGTAGCTGACACTCCCTTAGATGAGGAAGACGGGTACCTCCACTCTTATTGCACCAAGCGGCTGGAGGACTTAATACCTGCACAGCCGACAACTTCATTGGCATCCCAGTGAACGCACCACCAATGGCTGCCCCATTGACATCCGCATTGCCAAGCAGATGATTCATCTCTTCTAATGTAATCGTCTCAACTGCCTATTTGTTATAAGAAGTCTTTTCATTCAGTTGTGTTTTATTGAGTTTACAATGTTCCGAggctttttatatattttttttttatgatactgaatgtatatgtattttaaattgtattgtGAATAATCGTGTCATTGCAGATTAAAAAGAGACAGTCAAAGACAAATGCTGAGccatcattctttttttttttttttttttttttgggcacaATCACTCAAAGGATTTGTTACGTAAGCAATATATTTTCGTGCATTTATCCATACACCGCTAAGCAGATTAGAGTGATTTTCTCTCTGAACCCTTGTCAGCGGGACATGATATTTCCATTTAATAACAGCTCCCTCTGCACTTGTCCTGCACATTGATTGGTCAGGAGAAaacgttttatttattttagtagtaCATGAATACAAAAGTTATTCATGTAACAAATAcgcaacatttatttacatttgtttttctatTGTGAAATCATATAAATCAAGGAAAATaccatttttaaatatatttttttagttctaCGATTTCGTCTGAAATGATCTTGATGGATGAAATGAAAATCATAAACCTTTAGTATGCTATCAAAATAGCTCAGTGTGCTATTAGCAACAATAAGAAGCAACAATAGCAGGGAGATCAATATTTTACCACCTCACACTGACTTAATGAGTCCTTGGTAATCCGGTTGCGTCACAGACGATGTTTTAAGGATTTGCATTAATCTAATAATCTGATGGACTATAGCCTTGGCATACAAAAAGTAGGCGCACAAGCCTAATTTTTATGTTGAGATATTTATTGAAAATGAAGACGATACAAAGACGGTACAAATATGCATCCAAGAACACATCCAAGAACCAGGCAGTGTTTTTTCCagttaatatattgtatatgtccAAGTATTATTACAAAGTCAAGTATGAGCTAATACTTTAATACAAGGACCACGTGACTGTAACTTGCCAACATTTGAAGGCATTGAAGCGAAATTTCCGTGAACATTTGTGCATATATTTTGACTCTCTACAAAGGAAATGTACATGCAGTTGCAATACACAGCaatttcagccccccccccatctgtggAGGTACAAATGTCATATGTAATCATAGAACTGTACACACATTAAAAATTGAAACGATAAAAAAGCATGTTATTATAATACAACTACACAAATGCAAATACTGCTAGCTTGCTTGTGTTACAGCAGGGACGATACAGTGGCACATGGTAATCGTACAAAAGAAGCAAACATGTCAGCTTTCGGCATGTTCTCGTGATAATTTGGGTAGGTATGAAATATTCAGCACTATTCAGCATGTGAAAATAATACACTAAACGTCAAACATTTCTAAAAGTGTAAGATGATTTCTCCGTAAGTATGCTTTCATCAggtcatgaatgtgagtgtgaatggttgtttgtctatatgtgccctgggacagctgggataggctccagcaaccctgcgacccccgtgagtataagcggtagaaaaatgattttttcacggttgactatggcctattattaatccaaaatattgaaagacaagttatatgttgTATTGTGGTCACTATCCGAACATTGTGTGAGTTTCTTCtcacattcagtgtggaagtggttaagtttttggcttctttatcCTTCCCCGGTCCGTTTGAAACCCTTTAGAATGAGTAAATTGTAGAGGTTAAATAGGTAGCTATGCAGCTGTCTTGTCTATGCAGTGAACCCGGAGCCTGCGCAATGTCatgtaaacaatgtaaacaaagaataatcgtgtaaaaatgactattatttcatttctacagggctctaataatgttaaaactgtatttacaaagttataaacaggttgaaaattgaatcctacttttctTCCGACTGTCATggatgataaacgagggattactgcatctactatttatacaaatatattatattatagaataataaatattttattttatttgtatcatGCTTTTtgcaatatatacagtatttgtgataAATATGATGCACTTTGTTATACTATGTCATAGAGAGTGGAATTATTTGTGTGGACGTTAAGTTGTGTTACACGAAGTGATTAATTGGAGTATTGCGTTTATTGGAGCggaggccactatttgaggaaatacaatATGTATTTTCAGTCAAGCAACAACGTACTGTCTCTTGTCACTGTCGATAAGATGATGTAATCCTTCCTCAAGATGGCAGTGTGGTGATTATCTACCGAGAAAGGAAGGAGGTCAGCTGAGGAGTTCACTCTTGGTCACACATCCGTGAACCCTCATTAAGTCCATCATTGCCGTCATGGTCGTCTTTTGCCAAACCAAAATCCAGCAACGTCATGAAAAAACGAATAGGTTGTTTGAATAGAATTAATAGTAACCTTGGTTGTTTTCGTTGATTTTTTGCTCGAGTCTCATTTTCAACTCAGACACCAACGCCGAGCTCATGTTGCCTTCCTTGCGGCGACTCAATTTCCCTTTCTTTGAGCTTCTGGTGGCCAATGTGCCCGATATAGTCGGGACAGCACGGAGCTTCTCGGGGGCGCGAGTGGCCGGTGGGGCCGGTGGGGGCAGGCACGGGGCGCAGGGTGGGGTTGGCCTACTTGGGCTTTCCTGCTTAGTGATACCTTCTGGATCCTCCATGAGGAACTTCTCTGAGGGGTTACCAAATCTGAAGACGGGCATACGGAAAGTCCAGGGCTGCTGGTCCTTGGGCCGCCTCCTGATGACACGGCGTGCCGGCGTGATCCTGTTTTGCGACTTTGCGTTGCGCATGTACATGACCGTGGAGACGAGCACAGTGGCTCCTACCAACATGCTAATGATAAATGTAAGCATGCCTAAAGCTTTCATTGGATTGTCC includes the following:
- the lrit1b gene encoding leucine-rich repeat, immunoglobulin-like domain and transmembrane domain-containing protein 1b isoform X1, which translates into the protein MRPHFSCALYAALVFLPLMSNSCPAQCSCFFHKLSDGSKARSVLCNDPEISVIPTNFPTDTSKLRIEKTSITRISSDNFRYLGSMEFLWMSFNSLSSLSVESFRGLTTLDELRLDGNSLTSFPWESLRDMPNLKLLDLHNNKISAIPAESIMYIKNITYLDLSSNSLTTVPVDVLSLWLSVKPSQDADSSKFILGLHDNPWLCDCRLYDLVQFQKSPRSSVALIDPRLRCADPESLSGVFFTEAALQRCQGPRVHTAVARVRSSLGNNVLLRCGTVGVPIPELSWSRADGKKINGTIQQEISKEGIIWSILSVPAVSYRDSGKYVCKAANFVGTADAIISLVITDSFRSEEAGGGGGALAKRSRGKKAGSIGRAAYQEKLIARYVPPPTSSAGKPVIEPLNGKGVTGKYDVESYSVSDGSREKMEQSPLGNMVANASSLQAPERRIVRSVKVIGDTDHTVSLNWRAPTATNTTEFSVLYAVFGERDMRRINVGAGKNRITIEGLVPKTKYIACVCVKGLIPKKEQCVIFSTDEAASASGTQKLINVVVITVACVIAVPLTLIVCCGAIKKRCQKLLGRQSKEIQDSYVTFETLGPGAKAKGMEGEYLTRLNPDESNRLLSARSSVDSEAITRTEGPPNEYFC
- the lrit1b gene encoding leucine-rich repeat, immunoglobulin-like domain and transmembrane domain-containing protein 1b isoform X2, with translation MEFLWMSFNSLSSLSVESFRGLTTLDELRLDGNSLTSFPWESLRDMPNLKLLDLHNNKISAIPAESIMYIKNITYLDLSSNSLTTVPVDVLSLWLSVKPSQDADSSKFILGLHDNPWLCDCRLYDLVQFQKSPRSSVALIDPRLRCADPESLSGVFFTEAALQRCQGPRVHTAVARVRSSLGNNVLLRCGTVGVPIPELSWSRADGKKINGTIQQEISKEGIIWSILSVPAVSYRDSGKYVCKAANFVGTADAIISLVITDSFRSEEAGGGGGALAKRSRGKKAGSIGRAAYQEKLIARYVPPPTSSAGKPVIEPLNGKGVTGKYDVESYSVSDGSREKMEQSPLGNMVANASSLQAPERRIVRSVKVIGDTDHTVSLNWRAPTATNTTEFSVLYAVFGERDMRRINVGAGKNRITIEGLVPKTKYIACVCVKGLIPKKEQCVIFSTDEAASASGTQKLINVVVITVACVIAVPLTLIVCCGAIKKRCQKLLGRQSKEIQDSYVTFETLGPGAKAKGMEGEYLTRLNPDESNRLLSARSSVDSEAITRTEGPPNEYFC